The DNA sequence GTGCAAAGGCAGCCGCAGCAACCCCTGACAGGTCTTTAACAATTTCCATATCAGCAGGCGTTGACGTGAATTCATAGTCAGCAAGCAAGCATGAGTATGGACTCCCCCCAAATGTACCGTATTCTTGCTCATAAACTTTTTTAAACAAGTTACTTTGGTCAAACTCAACGGCTTTCTCAAGATCTTTAGCAAGCTCTTCTTTACTAAGGTTCAAGACACGAATCTTCAGTTGCGTCGATGTTTCTGTGTTCATCACAAAATAGTTCAACCCACGCCAAGAGCCTTCAAGGGCACGGAATTTATCGTGGTGCAAAATTTCATCCAGCTGCGTTGAGAGCATCTGGTCAATTTCACTAATCTTTTGATTGATGAATGCAACCGCATCAGAAGGAACAGCATCAGATTTGTCCTGAGCCAGAACTTCTTTTACATAGGTTCCAACAAGATTATTTGCATAATCTTGATCAGAAGGATTCCGAACTAAACCCCCCATCTGTCATGATGGCGTTTAAGATATCTTTATTTTGTGTGGCTGTCGCCTTATCGTCTGCCATGAGTATCTCCCCTAACCTCTAAAACTTATTGATTATTTTTTGCTTTTCGGCTGCGCATCTTCACCAGCCGGGGCTTGATCCAATTTTAGTGCCGTTTTGATTTTGTTTTGATCTGCAGGCGTTTCTAGAACCTTGGTCAGCAATTCATCCAACTCATCATTGCCATCGAGGCGCGTCAACAAGTCACGAAGCATAGTTCTTGTTCTGTATAGATCAGCCATTTGTGGCACTTGCTTTAGAACCTGCACAGGATCGAAATCATCAATGTTATTAAACTTAAGCTCAAGGTTCATCATGTCACCGTCCTTGCCCACTCAAGTGATTTTCAACTTGAAAAGTCACCCGCGGGTTCATTTTAGACATGATTGTGTTGAAATTATCGCGATCAATTTCAGCGAATTTTCTCTCTTTAACAGGTGCTATCTTAACAGATGGATCACGATCACCAGAAAGATCAGCCATAACGCCTACCACAAATGGCAGTTCTTTCATTTCTATAGCATCCCCAATTTCAACATCATATGTAATCCGTACTCTTGGTGGCCTTACTTTACTGAGCAGGTATTGAGTCTCAACCATTTAAATCTCCCTGTTATTTGAACTTAACTTATTTTAGAGTGGCACTTTTTTGAACCCTTGTCAAAAGTTTTTCCTCTGCTTTATGAAACGTCAAAAAGAGGCATGTGTTTCAAGCATAAAGCTTGACATCAGAGCGTCTAAAGCGCTAGAACAAAAAACGCTTTCCTTGGCGGAGTAGCTCAGTTGGTTAGAGCAGCGGAATCATAATCCGCGTGTCGGGGGTTCGAGTCCCTCCTCCGCTACCACTTTCCCCCCTTCCTGAAACCCACAAACCTCATTCTGAGTCAATTAAACAAAATGTTACTGTATTTTCTTGTCAAACCCCGATCCTATAAGTATAGTTCAGCATAATTGTGTCGGAGTGTAGCGCAGCCTGGTAGCGCACCACGCTGGGGGTGTGGGGGTCGTGGGTTCAAATCCCGCCACTCCGACCATTAAAACAACTGGTAGATAATATATGTTGATTGCCATTGATGGTCCTGCCGCTTCCGGCAAAGGAACGCTCGCCAAAAACTTAGCCCACCACTACTCTCTCTTTCATTTAGACTCCGGCGCTGTCTTTCGATGTATCGCAAAATACATTGTTGATCACCCTGATCGAGTTCTTGATGATCCAAAAGAGAGATCAACCCTCAAAGAAAATATCACTGCCTCCTCTTTATCTAATCCAGATCTCCGCACGGAAGCCATTGCCCAAAAAGCATCTGAAATTTCACAAATTCCACATATCAGGACTTTATTCGAAGACCTATGCCACCAACTCATTGAAGAAAATAAAACTCAACATGGAAGCGTGATTGATGGCAGAGATGCTGGAACTGTTCTTTTTCCAAACGCAGATATCAAATTCTATCTGATTGTTGATCCTGAAGAGCGCGCCCGTCGCCGCTACCTTGAGCTACAGATGACAGATCAGATCATTACCTATGAAGATATTTATCACTCTATCATCACCAGAGACCTACGGGATATGAAAAGACAAGAAAGTCCTTTAAAACCAGCAACCGATGCTCATATTTTAGATCTCACCTCCGAAACGCCAGAAGACGTTTTTAATATGGCGGTTTCCCTTATTAATGCAAAAAATCTAGACTGATGCCGACAATCGTTGCCATAGATAATAGCTGCCAAAATATACTCAGCATGGCTCTGTTTAAAGATCGTGCTTGCATAACACATTTTGATATTCAAACTTCCTTTCAAAACTCAAGTACAGCACAAACAGTTAGCCGCTTTGAAGACCTTCTTAAACAATCTGATTGCTCTCTCAATACCATTGATGCCTATATTGTGAACCGTGGACCAGGATCATTCACAGGCCTTAGAAGTAGTATGGCATTTGTCCAAGGCCTTTCCCTTTCATCCGGCGCACCACTCTATGGAGTGACCAGTTTTGAAGCGCTACATTCATCCCTTGAAAAGAACAAGGTTCCGTTATCAAAATCGGCTTTTTTACTCGATACCAAGTGTCACAGTTTTTATGCCGGACATATCATCGATGGAAAGTGGTCCCACTCAATCATTAATAACGAAGATGTAAATGCTTTTATAAAAAATAAAAATATTAAAAAAATCATCAGTGACAGGGATCAACCAGAAACAATAATGCCAGAAGCCTGTGAATGGCACATTCTAAGACCAAACGCTAGACTGCTCGCAGAATTTTGGCTTCAACATTCAAATCAAAAAGATCTCATTAATCTTGATATTCTCTATCTTAAAAGCCCTGTTTAGGTAAGCCTTTCTTTTACAAGCGTTTGCCGAAGGACAATCAAGTACCACACCCCGGAAATTAAAGTTGTAAAGGCTAATATCCAAATAGCACTCTCAATATAAACTTCTGAAAAACCCTCATACATACGACCAAACAAAAGGATGATCACGGTCAAAACTTGCCAAGATGTATTGAATTTACTCACTCTAAGCGGGCGGATTTCGACATCATTTTTACGTATCTTTAAATATAAAAACCCCG is a window from the Alphaproteobacteria bacterium genome containing:
- the tsaB gene encoding tRNA (adenosine(37)-N6)-threonylcarbamoyltransferase complex dimerization subunit type 1 TsaB produces the protein MPTIVAIDNSCQNILSMALFKDRACITHFDIQTSFQNSSTAQTVSRFEDLLKQSDCSLNTIDAYIVNRGPGSFTGLRSSMAFVQGLSLSSGAPLYGVTSFEALHSSLEKNKVPLSKSAFLLDTKCHSFYAGHIIDGKWSHSIINNEDVNAFIKNKNIKKIISDRDQPETIMPEACEWHILRPNARLLAEFWLQHSNQKDLINLDILYLKSPV
- a CDS encoding (d)CMP kinase, whose protein sequence is MLIAIDGPAASGKGTLAKNLAHHYSLFHLDSGAVFRCIAKYIVDHPDRVLDDPKERSTLKENITASSLSNPDLRTEAIAQKASEISQIPHIRTLFEDLCHQLIEENKTQHGSVIDGRDAGTVLFPNADIKFYLIVDPEERARRRYLELQMTDQIITYEDIYHSIITRDLRDMKRQESPLKPATDAHILDLTSETPEDVFNMAVSLINAKNLD